From a region of the bacterium genome:
- the lspA gene encoding signal peptidase II: MSAKARILIPTLAAILITDILTKRWALAALGGGERIELFGGLVPLTLAFNKGAAFSIHFGDASRWIFLALSLVALWVLAALYRAAQPGDRLRVWAVSLIMAGALGNLVDRVRWSHGVVDFIGPIDLGFMLWPVFNVADMAITCGGVLLVISLWQEGREAKGTARSPSTAPEGQ, translated from the coding sequence ATGAGCGCGAAGGCGCGGATCCTGATCCCCACGCTCGCGGCGATCCTGATCACGGACATCCTGACCAAGCGCTGGGCGCTCGCGGCGCTGGGCGGCGGAGAGCGGATCGAGCTTTTCGGCGGACTCGTGCCGCTCACGCTGGCGTTCAACAAGGGCGCCGCGTTCAGCATCCACTTCGGCGACGCGTCCCGCTGGATCTTCCTCGCCCTTTCCCTGGTGGCGCTGTGGGTGCTCGCGGCGCTCTACCGCGCCGCGCAGCCCGGCGATCGGCTGAGGGTCTGGGCCGTGTCGCTGATCATGGCCGGTGCGCTCGGCAACCTCGTGGACCGCGTGCGGTGGAGCCACGGCGTGGTGGACTTCATCGGCCCCATTGACCTGGGCTTCATGCTCTGGCCCGTGTTCAACGTCGCGGACATGGCCATCACCTGCGGCGGCGTGCTGCTGGTGATCTCGCTGTGGCAGGAGGGGCGGGAAGCGAAGGGGACGGCCCGGTCTCCCTCGACCGCGCCGGAGGGCCAGTGA
- the fliS gene encoding flagellar export chaperone FliS → MTTGQRNASAYLEAKVLSSSREDLVPLLYEHLCANLRRAAAQIEAGDIEGKAASLERATAIVFELLASLDFEAGGDLAARLAALYSFFASEISAASRTLDRQRLERVTNMVASLHEAWRQAAAKVKGRAEADRGQGAA, encoded by the coding sequence ATGACGACCGGCCAGCGGAACGCATCGGCGTACCTGGAGGCGAAGGTCCTGAGCAGCAGCCGCGAGGATCTCGTTCCGCTGCTCTACGAGCACCTGTGCGCGAACCTGCGGCGCGCCGCGGCGCAGATCGAGGCAGGTGACATCGAAGGCAAGGCGGCCAGTCTGGAGCGGGCAACCGCGATCGTCTTCGAGCTGCTCGCCTCCCTCGATTTCGAGGCCGGCGGCGACCTGGCCGCGCGGCTGGCCGCGCTGTATTCGTTCTTCGCGTCCGAGATCAGCGCCGCCAGCCGGACCCTGGATCGGCAGCGGCTCGAACGCGTCACGAACATGGTGGCCTCGCTGCACGAGGCATGGCGCCAGGCCGCGGCGAAGGTGAAGGGCCGGGCCGAGGCCGACAGAGGGCAGGGGGCGGCATGA